The Silvanigrella paludirubra genome contains a region encoding:
- a CDS encoding glycoside hydrolase family 15 protein yields MRENYSSITASEKLLACLGEDGQLKGLFWPFKDSRHSHLNFSICGLAINGESIWLDPARDQIQFSFCPNENIIIVSWELKHPKYSGILIRKKSLAIHSSFIEKWELTIPIEYASHKINLWLLSNWNMHSEKRFQSVYSETGEDMIFAFSENFWVGIGACNGACYSHFQSVRAIQSSSSESLGELVDHFLSEPNKFRRIEMGNVYAAACTQPLVFTKSIENDLLYEGEVSIFYGFGNNQEELEYRLSMYFDNSALEKEVNETIQILKNNSPIKISNLPLPQKRFLLKEISLKVLKSLIDENGGIIAAPECDLDFQHSGGYGFVWPRDAAFCALSLMKCNQFKEAKSILLFLAKVQSHHGDFFQRYDCQGNKAPSWCELQADQLGLVITAMIEYLNYEKNEVLLDSIKKGIQKLANDFSEKGSLVNSFDLWEEIYGLHFYAHVTAYGALYRSLNLFPDLQDLIHSGLKSCKNFCYHHLYVSKQKRFARAVDPHNNRDLQADISLLSCIFPFSEFPIEDSIKLSIFEFCYDKLTTKMGTLRYENDHYIGGNSWVLAGFWMAQAARELSKIEPHFADLSFDIFKKTMNSSNEAGFFSEQIDSNTGKPLWVMPLGWSHAFFLWANEDFKN; encoded by the coding sequence ATGCGAGAAAACTACTCAAGTATCACCGCCTCGGAAAAACTCCTCGCCTGCCTCGGTGAAGATGGTCAACTAAAGGGCTTATTTTGGCCCTTTAAAGATAGTAGACATTCCCATTTAAATTTTTCTATTTGTGGATTAGCTATTAATGGGGAAAGTATTTGGCTAGATCCTGCACGCGATCAAATTCAATTTTCTTTTTGCCCAAATGAAAATATTATTATCGTTTCTTGGGAATTAAAACATCCAAAATACAGTGGAATTTTAATTCGAAAAAAAAGTCTAGCAATTCATTCTTCATTTATTGAAAAATGGGAACTCACAATTCCAATAGAATATGCATCACATAAAATAAATTTATGGCTATTATCTAACTGGAATATGCATTCAGAAAAAAGATTTCAATCGGTATATTCAGAAACAGGCGAAGATATGATTTTTGCTTTTTCAGAAAATTTTTGGGTTGGAATTGGTGCCTGCAATGGAGCTTGTTACTCTCATTTTCAATCTGTACGAGCTATTCAAAGCTCTAGCAGTGAGTCTTTAGGAGAATTAGTAGATCATTTTTTATCGGAACCCAATAAATTCAGAAGAATTGAAATGGGAAATGTTTATGCTGCTGCTTGTACTCAGCCTCTTGTATTTACAAAATCAATTGAAAATGACTTGTTGTATGAAGGCGAAGTTTCCATTTTTTACGGATTTGGAAATAATCAAGAAGAATTAGAATATAGATTGTCAATGTATTTTGATAATTCTGCATTAGAAAAAGAAGTTAATGAAACAATTCAAATTTTAAAAAATAACTCTCCTATTAAAATTTCCAATTTACCATTGCCACAAAAAAGATTTTTATTAAAAGAAATATCATTAAAAGTTTTAAAATCGTTAATAGACGAAAATGGCGGAATTATCGCCGCTCCCGAGTGTGATCTCGATTTTCAACATAGTGGTGGCTATGGGTTTGTTTGGCCTAGAGACGCCGCATTTTGCGCTTTAAGCCTTATGAAATGCAATCAGTTTAAAGAAGCAAAATCTATTCTTTTATTTTTAGCCAAAGTTCAAAGTCATCATGGCGATTTTTTTCAAAGATACGATTGCCAAGGAAATAAAGCCCCAAGTTGGTGTGAGCTACAGGCGGATCAATTAGGTCTTGTTATTACAGCTATGATTGAATATTTAAATTATGAAAAAAATGAAGTTTTATTGGATTCTATAAAAAAAGGGATTCAAAAATTAGCTAATGACTTCTCTGAAAAAGGCTCCTTAGTAAACAGTTTTGATCTTTGGGAAGAAATTTATGGCTTACATTTTTATGCACACGTTACAGCTTATGGAGCACTATATCGTTCCTTAAATTTATTTCCTGATCTTCAAGATCTTATTCATTCCGGTTTAAAATCTTGCAAAAATTTTTGTTACCATCACTTGTATGTGTCAAAACAAAAACGCTTTGCAAGAGCGGTAGATCCACATAATAATAGAGATCTTCAAGCGGATATTTCATTATTATCTTGTATTTTCCCTTTTTCAGAATTTCCAATTGAAGATAGTATAAAGTTATCTATTTTTGAATTTTGTTACGATAAATTAACAACAAAAATGGGAACGTTAAGATATGAAAATGATCATTATATTGGCGGAAATAGTTGGGTCTTAGCAGGTTTTTGGATGGCACAAGCAGCAAGAGAATTATCTAAAATAGAGCCGCACTTTGCTGATTTGTCATTTGATATCTTTAAAAAAACAATGAATTCCTCAAATGAAGCAGGTTTTTTTTCTGAGCAAATTGATTCAAACACAGGAAAGCCATTATGGGTAATGCCTCTTGGATGGAGCCATGCTTTTTTTCTTTGGGCAAACGAAGATTTTAAGAATTAA
- a CDS encoding glycoside hydrolase family 57 protein, with the protein MVAICFYFEVHQPFRINHYRIKDISKHNSYFNDSSNKSIFEKVAKKCYWPAGLLLASLLKRHPNDFKVTFSMSGTFLEQCELYDPKLLELYQDIISLPNAEIICETSHHSLAALWDEEEFFSQIKIQKNKLKKLFNVEPKAFRNTELIYSDNIGRLIHKAGFQVCLLEGWEPFIPEGWNTHHVFHHPEISELKLLPKSYKLSDDLAFRFSNRGWESWPLTADKYHSWLEKLLDGNHEFIGLFMDYETFGEHQWADTGIFEFLDHFVTNMAFDSRFQFMTVSETAQNFSSRAPMNVDRPLSWADTERDISAWLGNRIQEDAIQRVYKLKTEIMLLDDKEIIEEWRKLLTSDHFYYMCIKWSSDGDVHKYFSPFDSPYEAYLDYVNILEDLEIKCAEKLRIKNLAQKNIEILNKETAGENLECEKTTQVSPPRKNSSPASVKMVN; encoded by the coding sequence ATGGTAGCGATTTGTTTTTACTTTGAAGTTCATCAACCATTTCGTATTAATCATTATAGAATTAAAGATATAAGTAAACATAATTCATATTTTAACGACTCTTCTAATAAAAGTATTTTTGAAAAAGTAGCAAAAAAATGTTACTGGCCAGCAGGACTTTTGTTAGCATCATTATTAAAAAGACATCCTAATGATTTTAAAGTAACGTTTTCAATGTCTGGAACATTTTTAGAGCAATGTGAATTATACGACCCAAAACTTTTAGAGTTATATCAAGACATAATTTCGTTACCTAATGCTGAAATCATTTGTGAAACGTCTCATCATAGCTTAGCAGCCTTGTGGGACGAAGAAGAATTTTTTTCACAAATAAAAATTCAAAAAAATAAATTAAAAAAATTATTTAATGTAGAACCTAAAGCTTTTAGAAATACAGAATTAATTTATTCAGATAATATTGGAAGACTAATTCATAAAGCTGGATTTCAAGTATGTTTACTTGAAGGTTGGGAACCGTTTATTCCCGAAGGCTGGAATACGCATCATGTTTTTCATCATCCTGAAATATCGGAACTTAAATTATTGCCTAAAAGCTATAAATTATCTGATGATTTAGCCTTTCGATTTTCAAACCGAGGTTGGGAATCTTGGCCATTAACTGCAGATAAATATCATTCCTGGCTGGAAAAGCTTTTAGATGGGAACCATGAATTTATAGGACTCTTTATGGATTATGAAACTTTTGGTGAACACCAATGGGCTGATACGGGAATATTTGAATTCCTAGATCATTTTGTAACAAATATGGCTTTTGATTCACGTTTTCAATTTATGACAGTCAGTGAAACGGCACAAAATTTCTCTTCACGGGCACCTATGAATGTCGATCGTCCACTAAGTTGGGCGGATACAGAAAGAGATATTTCAGCTTGGTTAGGTAACAGAATACAAGAGGATGCTATTCAAAGAGTTTATAAATTAAAAACAGAAATCATGTTACTAGATGATAAAGAAATAATAGAAGAATGGCGTAAATTATTAACAAGCGATCATTTTTATTACATGTGCATTAAATGGTCTAGCGATGGAGATGTGCATAAATACTTTAGCCCTTTTGACAGCCCCTACGAAGCCTACCTCGATTATGTCAATATACTAGAAGATCTTGAAATAAAGTGTGCTGAAAAATTAAGAATTAAAAATTTAGCACAAAAAAATATTGAAATATTGAATAAAGAAACAGCTGGAGAAAATCTAGAATGCGAGAAAACTACTCAAGTATCACCGCCTCGGAAAAACTCCTCGCCTGCCTCGGTGAAGATGGTCAACTAA
- a CDS encoding substrate-binding periplasmic protein, with protein sequence MAESTKNQVKNLNLNVLPWPRAQSELQKVKNSLILPLSRTKDREIKYKWVSKVFDDPVCVFTSRPDIIVKTKEDLKKLKSIGIIRSGSEAEHLKDYPLEDSIDLNELAVKLNLHKVDAVVSGYSVTSYNWKMNNFDPSILKCALIVSINQQYIAASLTSDDNFVSTLAKTMEKYKTTVEYKSLLKKYNVSSENKNTK encoded by the coding sequence TTGGCTGAATCAACCAAAAATCAGGTAAAAAATTTAAATTTAAATGTACTTCCTTGGCCTAGGGCACAATCTGAATTGCAAAAAGTGAAAAATAGTTTAATTTTACCTTTATCAAGAACTAAAGATCGAGAAATTAAATACAAATGGGTTTCAAAAGTATTTGATGACCCTGTCTGCGTATTTACTTCCCGACCTGATATTATTGTTAAAACAAAAGAGGATCTTAAAAAACTAAAATCCATTGGAATCATACGAAGCGGTTCAGAAGCAGAGCATCTAAAAGATTATCCTCTAGAAGATTCTATAGATTTAAATGAACTTGCCGTAAAATTAAATTTGCATAAAGTCGATGCCGTTGTATCAGGATATTCGGTAACAAGCTATAATTGGAAAATGAATAATTTTGACCCATCCATTTTAAAATGTGCCCTTATTGTTTCTATAAATCAGCAATATATAGCAGCTTCTTTAACTAGCGATGATAATTTTGTATCCACTTTGGCTAAAACAATGGAAAAATACAAAACCACAGTAGAATATAAATCTTTGTTAAAAAAATATAACGTAAGCTCTGAAAATAAAAACACAAAATAA
- a CDS encoding substrate-binding periplasmic protein, translating to MKKLIIRLLLLLFTQNSYSQNQGNIDIAKIMYTENQILGSKILKEIYSKLNINVYFIDLPGFRAIEEVTQGRVVGEVHRPFSFGEEHPMLIRITPAINYMQLKAFSKNKSIKVDGWNSISNYRIGIIKGSVYVEKATKNMPNVFSVNTLEQLIEMNLKDHIDLFITDEYNALIILKRLKQSDKIKPLSKPLTGRIDLYHYINKNYKDIADKVQVVVEKMNKSGELETLNKKLRIESIKNAK from the coding sequence ATGAAAAAATTAATTATTAGACTATTATTATTATTATTTACTCAAAATTCGTATTCACAAAATCAAGGCAATATTGATATTGCTAAAATCATGTATACGGAAAATCAAATATTAGGATCAAAAATTCTGAAAGAAATATACTCAAAACTAAATATAAATGTTTATTTTATAGACTTACCAGGTTTTAGAGCGATTGAAGAAGTAACACAAGGAAGAGTAGTAGGTGAAGTCCATAGACCTTTTTCCTTTGGAGAAGAGCATCCTATGCTAATTCGAATCACACCCGCAATAAATTATATGCAACTAAAAGCATTTTCAAAAAATAAAAGCATAAAAGTTGATGGCTGGAATTCTATTTCAAACTACAGAATTGGCATAATAAAAGGTTCTGTCTATGTTGAAAAAGCAACAAAAAATATGCCAAATGTATTTTCTGTGAATACATTAGAACAATTGATAGAAATGAATTTAAAAGATCATATTGATTTATTTATTACCGATGAATATAATGCATTAATTATTTTAAAAAGATTAAAACAAAGTGATAAAATTAAACCTTTATCTAAACCCTTAACAGGAAGAATAGATTTATATCATTATATAAATAAAAACTACAAAGATATAGCAGATAAAGTTCAGGTTGTAGTTGAAAAAATGAATAAAAGTGGAGAATTGGAAACTTTAAATAAAAAATTGAGAATAGAATCTATCAAAAATGCAAAATAG
- a CDS encoding glycosyltransferase — MKILMLGWEYPPMISGGLGTATEGLINGLIKMGNEVTLILPYFPHLVKIPGLKIVSPENPFVFEKNEKLEIQENLIIKKTNDSITAVNETYNEIKNSIQEKLNAHKNSHYNYKIENKELSFSEKKKIEYNLKKIHECIINLNENKENQNNRNIDFSFSRDASINEKCYIVGLLALDVLSKDENYQVIHANDWMTFTATQMIRNKYQIPIVAHIHSTEIDRSGEINNNKNILEIEKMGVSICDIVIAVSEYTKNLLVEKFNIPPEKIKVVYNANNYQHVQKLNEKIEPVLENSEEEIKPVVTFVGRITFQKGPSYFVLAAEKVLKENPNVIFKVVGTGDLLPAMKQLTWELGIHKNFQFEGFLNSTGVQLALQTSDLFIMPSVSEPFGIVALEAIAQNIPIIISKQSGVSEVLHHAMKVDFWDIDLMADRILSILKYSPMKKEMITNSIQDLNDRTWLHSAQTLISAYSEIN, encoded by the coding sequence ATGAAAATATTAATGCTAGGTTGGGAGTATCCTCCAATGATTTCTGGAGGATTAGGTACAGCAACTGAGGGATTAATTAATGGTTTAATAAAAATGGGCAATGAAGTAACACTTATTTTGCCTTATTTTCCACATCTAGTTAAAATACCAGGATTGAAAATTGTTAGCCCAGAAAATCCCTTTGTTTTTGAAAAAAATGAAAAATTAGAAATTCAAGAAAATTTAATAATTAAAAAAACGAACGATTCCATCACCGCTGTAAATGAAACATATAATGAAATTAAAAATTCAATACAAGAAAAATTAAATGCTCATAAAAATTCTCACTATAATTATAAAATAGAAAACAAAGAACTGTCTTTTTCTGAAAAGAAAAAAATTGAATATAATTTAAAAAAAATACACGAATGCATAATTAATCTAAATGAAAATAAAGAAAATCAAAACAACAGAAATATAGATTTTTCATTTTCAAGAGATGCTTCTATAAATGAAAAATGTTACATTGTTGGTCTATTAGCTTTAGATGTTTTAAGTAAAGATGAAAATTATCAAGTCATCCACGCAAATGATTGGATGACTTTCACAGCAACTCAAATGATTCGAAATAAATACCAAATACCCATAGTTGCGCATATTCATTCTACTGAAATTGACCGATCTGGTGAAATAAATAATAATAAAAATATTTTAGAAATTGAAAAAATGGGCGTGTCAATTTGTGATATTGTAATTGCAGTTTCAGAATACACAAAAAATTTATTAGTAGAAAAATTTAATATTCCTCCTGAAAAAATTAAAGTAGTCTATAACGCGAACAATTATCAGCATGTTCAAAAATTAAATGAAAAAATAGAACCTGTTTTAGAAAATTCAGAAGAAGAAATAAAACCTGTTGTAACTTTTGTAGGAAGAATTACATTTCAAAAAGGTCCATCCTATTTTGTTTTAGCAGCAGAAAAAGTTTTAAAAGAAAACCCAAATGTTATTTTCAAAGTTGTTGGTACTGGAGATCTACTTCCTGCAATGAAACAATTAACTTGGGAACTTGGCATTCATAAGAATTTTCAGTTTGAAGGATTTTTAAATTCAACAGGAGTTCAATTAGCGTTACAAACTTCAGATTTATTTATTATGCCGAGTGTCTCTGAACCTTTTGGGATAGTAGCTTTAGAAGCCATTGCTCAAAATATACCAATCATAATTTCAAAACAGTCCGGCGTCTCCGAAGTTCTGCATCACGCCATGAAAGTTGATTTTTGGGATATTGATCTCATGGCAGACAGAATTTTAAGTATTTTAAAGTATAGTCCTATGAAAAAAGAAATGATCACAAATTCTATTCAGGATTTAAATGATAGAACATGGCTTCATTCTGCCCAAACACTTATTTCCGCTTATTCCGAAATTAATTGA
- a CDS encoding ABC transporter substrate-binding protein has translation MKKRKNTFFIICFLFFTFQVFAGEKDIVVVESYSQKIQWDVDYANEIKKSLGNDYKITFFEMNTKVLPPQEHQGMGIKAINLISKIKPTLVILGDDPALKFVGPQLEKDQIRTVYLGINDNPRIYFDQEPKYVTGVLERPLIRRSAAFIKKIIPQAKKVLILFDHARTSEIVFKDFFDNQSSVSFSDIKYDIFLLNKFSDWKNLVIKANKEYDAIIIGLYFSLNENNKNVNHEEVLKWSSKNSKKPVFAFWDFAVGKEKSLGGLVITGTSQGIAAAEVAQKLLKNSQLMPNSIYPIYLQEGKFIFSKYELKQKNITLPESISNESIFLE, from the coding sequence ATGAAAAAAAGAAAAAATACTTTTTTTATTATATGTTTCCTTTTTTTTACTTTCCAAGTATTTGCCGGAGAAAAAGATATTGTTGTTGTTGAAAGCTACAGCCAAAAAATTCAATGGGATGTAGATTATGCAAATGAAATTAAAAAATCATTAGGTAACGATTACAAAATTACATTTTTTGAAATGAATACAAAAGTATTGCCTCCTCAAGAACATCAAGGAATGGGAATAAAAGCTATAAATTTAATTTCTAAAATAAAGCCTACTTTAGTTATTCTTGGGGATGATCCTGCTTTAAAATTTGTAGGACCTCAACTTGAAAAAGATCAAATTCGCACAGTTTACTTAGGGATAAACGATAATCCTCGAATTTATTTTGATCAAGAACCAAAATATGTGACGGGCGTTTTAGAGCGTCCCTTGATCAGAAGATCTGCCGCTTTTATTAAAAAAATAATCCCACAAGCTAAAAAGGTATTAATTTTATTTGATCATGCTAGAACATCGGAAATTGTCTTTAAAGATTTTTTTGATAATCAATCTTCTGTTTCATTTTCAGATATTAAATATGATATTTTTCTTTTAAATAAATTTTCAGATTGGAAAAATTTAGTTATAAAAGCAAATAAAGAATACGATGCTATTATTATTGGTCTCTACTTTTCATTAAATGAAAATAATAAAAATGTGAATCACGAAGAAGTATTAAAATGGTCATCAAAAAACTCAAAAAAACCAGTTTTTGCTTTTTGGGATTTTGCTGTAGGAAAAGAAAAATCATTAGGAGGACTCGTCATAACAGGCACTAGTCAGGGAATAGCGGCTGCAGAAGTAGCACAAAAACTTTTGAAAAACTCACAACTAATGCCAAACTCAATTTATCCAATTTATTTACAAGAAGGAAAATTTATTTTTAGTAAATATGAGTTAAAACAAAAAAACATAACTTTACCCGAAAGCATTTCAAATGAAAGCATATTTTTAGAATAG
- a CDS encoding substrate-binding periplasmic protein, producing MYFTKNFTKFLFLCFSILLTPLSFAANKLVLVTENYPPFNMEEGGKIVGMSTDVMRELLKREKIEYSLELFPWARSYKMGLEEKNTVVYSTTRTPEREALFKWVGPLVSNDWVFFAKKGSTIKINSLDDARKYSVGGYNEDAISDYLLKQNFVKGKNIQLATNEKQNALKLEAGRIDLWATGSQLGPWVSKAEKTGKIVPLFTFKKAEMYAAFNKDTDDALIKKLNDTLDKMKKDGTVGKLFDKYK from the coding sequence ATGTATTTTACAAAAAATTTCACAAAATTTTTGTTTCTTTGTTTTTCAATTTTGTTAACTCCACTTTCTTTTGCTGCCAATAAACTTGTTTTAGTTACGGAAAACTATCCACCATTTAATATGGAAGAAGGTGGAAAAATTGTAGGAATGTCGACAGATGTTATGAGAGAACTTCTAAAAAGAGAAAAAATAGAGTATTCACTTGAACTTTTTCCATGGGCAAGATCTTATAAAATGGGATTAGAAGAAAAAAATACGGTTGTTTACTCAACAACAAGAACTCCAGAAAGAGAAGCTCTGTTTAAATGGGTTGGCCCTCTTGTTTCCAATGACTGGGTCTTTTTTGCTAAAAAAGGCAGTACTATAAAAATTAATAGCTTGGATGATGCCCGTAAATACTCAGTGGGTGGTTACAATGAAGATGCCATCTCTGATTATTTGCTAAAGCAAAATTTTGTAAAAGGTAAAAATATTCAACTTGCTACAAATGAAAAACAAAATGCTTTAAAATTAGAAGCAGGTAGAATTGATCTTTGGGCAACTGGATCCCAATTAGGACCATGGGTTTCTAAAGCGGAAAAAACAGGAAAAATAGTTCCACTTTTTACATTTAAAAAAGCAGAAATGTATGCCGCTTTCAATAAAGACACAGATGATGCTTTAATTAAAAAATTAAATGATACTTTAGATAAAATGAAAAAAGATGGTACAGTAGGAAAACTTTTTGATAAATATAAATAA
- the mnmG gene encoding tRNA uridine-5-carboxymethylaminomethyl(34) synthesis enzyme MnmG, producing MRSLNYDVVVVGGGHAGCEAALASARMNKKTLLITMSIDRIGQMSCNPAIGGTAKGHLVKEIDALGGEMGAAIDKTGIQFRVLNKSKGPAIWSSRAQADMDLYRSYMRKTLEDTPNLDILQDTVASLIIDNNAVVGVNTSLDQSVHSSCVILTTGTFLNGLIHIGERRITAGRAGEPASIELAQALKDYGFQVGRMKTGTTPRLDARSIDFSKLERQDSDPDFVPFSMRTKEMNQKLVPCYITHTNEKTHEVIRSHMHLSPLYSGIITGIGPRYCPSIEDKVVKFPERISHQIFIEPEGYQTHEIYPNGISTSLPIHVQEAFLKTIAGFENVIIMKPGYAIEYDYVQPTELHPTLETKKIANLYFAGQLNGTTGYEEAAAQGLIAGINAALKADGKAPFILSRSESYIGVLIDDLTTLGTNEPYRMFTSRAENRLKLREDNADARLSEYGKKLGLINEEIYVEFKDRIQKMESERARIKGIWLNPTPELNAKLTSFQLPEVSNNVTLEAYLKRPETNIRNLRESGLISNYDLRILRCLEIEVKYDGYIKREETLSDKLKTFDHVWIPKEFNYAKVSGLSREVVEKLKRHNPSTLGQASRISGITPAAVTLLHTMIDRERVIKKTKETTIEHSL from the coding sequence ATGCGTTCACTAAACTATGATGTTGTTGTTGTTGGCGGTGGTCATGCGGGTTGCGAGGCAGCCCTTGCTTCCGCACGCATGAATAAAAAAACACTGCTCATCACAATGAGTATAGATCGCATAGGACAAATGTCCTGTAATCCTGCCATTGGTGGTACAGCTAAAGGACATTTAGTAAAAGAAATCGACGCTTTAGGTGGCGAAATGGGTGCTGCTATTGATAAAACAGGCATTCAATTTCGAGTATTAAATAAAAGCAAAGGTCCTGCTATTTGGTCGAGCCGCGCTCAGGCGGATATGGATCTTTACCGCAGTTATATGCGTAAAACACTTGAAGACACCCCAAATCTAGATATTTTACAAGATACTGTCGCTTCCTTAATCATTGATAACAATGCCGTTGTTGGCGTAAATACTTCACTTGATCAATCTGTTCATTCCTCCTGTGTTATCTTAACGACAGGAACTTTTTTAAATGGTTTGATACACATAGGTGAACGACGCATAACGGCAGGACGTGCTGGCGAACCTGCTAGTATAGAACTCGCTCAAGCTCTTAAAGATTATGGCTTTCAAGTAGGAAGAATGAAAACGGGGACAACCCCTCGTCTCGATGCTCGATCCATTGATTTTTCAAAACTAGAACGTCAAGATAGCGATCCTGACTTTGTTCCTTTTAGCATGCGAACAAAAGAAATGAACCAAAAGCTTGTTCCTTGTTACATTACACATACAAATGAAAAAACACATGAAGTTATCCGCAGCCACATGCATTTATCTCCATTATATAGTGGAATTATAACGGGGATTGGCCCTCGCTATTGCCCCAGCATTGAAGATAAAGTTGTAAAATTCCCAGAAAGAATTAGCCACCAAATTTTTATTGAGCCAGAAGGCTATCAAACACACGAAATTTATCCAAATGGAATTAGCACGAGTTTACCAATTCATGTCCAAGAAGCCTTTTTAAAGACAATAGCTGGTTTTGAAAATGTGATTATCATGAAGCCAGGGTATGCTATTGAATATGACTATGTTCAACCTACAGAGTTACACCCTACCCTAGAAACAAAAAAAATTGCGAATTTATATTTTGCGGGACAATTAAACGGCACAACGGGTTATGAAGAGGCTGCCGCTCAAGGTTTAATTGCAGGAATAAATGCTGCTTTAAAAGCAGATGGAAAAGCTCCTTTTATCTTAAGCAGATCAGAAAGCTATATTGGCGTTTTAATTGATGATCTTACAACTCTTGGAACAAATGAACCTTATCGTATGTTTACAAGCCGTGCAGAAAATAGGTTAAAATTAAGAGAAGACAACGCTGACGCCCGTCTTTCTGAATATGGAAAAAAACTTGGGCTAATAAATGAAGAAATCTATGTTGAGTTTAAAGATCGCATTCAAAAAATGGAGTCTGAAAGAGCACGCATCAAAGGAATTTGGTTAAATCCAACCCCTGAATTAAATGCAAAGTTAACTTCATTCCAATTACCTGAAGTCTCAAATAATGTAACGTTAGAAGCTTATTTAAAAAGACCTGAAACAAATATACGTAATTTAAGAGAATCAGGTCTAATTTCAAATTATGATCTTCGTATTTTAAGATGTCTTGAAATTGAAGTAAAATATGATGGGTATATTAAAAGAGAAGAAACTTTAAGTGATAAATTAAAAACATTTGATCATGTTTGGATCCCAAAAGAATTTAATTATGCTAAAGTGAGTGGCCTTTCTCGTGAAGTTGTAGAAAAGCTAAAACGTCATAATCCAAGTACACTTGGCCAAGCATCTAGAATTAGTGGAATCACTCCAGCAGCTGTTACATTATTACATACCATGATTGACAGAGAAAGAGTGATTAAAAAGACAAAAGAAACAACTATAGAACACTCCTTATAA